A single Octopus sinensis unplaced genomic scaffold, ASM634580v1 Contig10079, whole genome shotgun sequence DNA region contains:
- the LOC115228275 gene encoding ankyrin repeat and EF-hand domain-containing protein 1-like, protein MKWTPLHHACHSGRLDVVAHLVEAGADVNAISLNGGTPITRAIESSAFDVVKYLLEKGGAKLRTETRKGKTPLELSHDWSDPNLISYLEEKFSKLPALKKTAKNQKAKKTPAKKIESPKVTTNQRSPKKNIGLDSSFKLTYNLERPASVLERMTFDNDAIFYSRNVWKKQMTTRDLIRQRVEQRERNGWEIDFDDFKMPFSKNISDKLININKT, encoded by the coding sequence ATGAAATGGACTCCTCTTCATCATGCATGCCATTCTGGCCGATTAGACGTTGTGGCTCATTTAGTTGAGGCGGGAGCTGATGTAAACGCTATCAGTCTCAATGGAGGAACTCCAATAACTCGTGCAATCGAGTCTTCTGCGTTCGATGTAGTTAAATACTTGCTTGAAAAAGGAGGAGCAAAGCTAAGAACTGAAACACGAAAAGGAAAAACTCCACTGGAACTCTCTCATGATTGGTCAGATCCAAATCTGATTAGTTATTtggaagaaaaatttagcaaattaCCTGCACTCAAAAAAACCGCAAAAAATCAAAAAGCTAAAAAAACTCcagcaaaaaaaatagaaagtCCCAAAGTTACTACAAATCAACGTTCTCCAAAAAAGAATATCGGTCTAGACTCTTCATTTAAGTTAACATATAACCTGGAAAGACCTGCATCTGTATTAGAAAGGATGACGTTTGACAATGACGCAATATTTTATTCACGAAATGTTTGGAAAAAACAAATGACCACACGTGACCTCATTCGTCAAAGAGTCGAGCAAAGAGAAAGGAATGGCTGGGAAATTGACTTTGATGATTTTAAAATGccattttccaaaaatatttcagataaactcataaatattaataaaacttaA